The Vibrio nitrifigilis genome window below encodes:
- the truD gene encoding tRNA pseudouridine(13) synthase TruD: MTDILAPFAYLCGKPTAKAKLKAQPEHFRVIENLGYPLLGKGEHLMVRIRKTGENTTYVANELAKACGVKSKDVSWAGLKDRHAVTEQWLSVHLPDGGLPNLAQFEVEHPTIEILEMTRHNKKLRPGELKENHFVVTLSETTDIDDVIQRLEVVKEQGVPNYFGAQRFGKEGNNLHEARRWGRENVRTRNQNKRSMYLSTARSWIFNHIVSQRIEQGVFNQFISGDIALHGKEATLVDQNNLVSLQAELNAEQVQISAALAGDNALPTQDQALAIEQPCLDNEKDLMALICGNRMRHDRRVISLKAKDLVWSVDNDMITLNFTLDSGSFATSIVRELIEEIPVERHYD, encoded by the coding sequence ATGACAGATATTTTAGCGCCGTTTGCTTATCTATGTGGTAAGCCAACGGCTAAAGCAAAATTAAAAGCTCAACCTGAACATTTTCGAGTGATTGAAAATCTTGGCTATCCTCTTTTAGGTAAAGGGGAACACCTGATGGTTCGAATCCGTAAAACGGGTGAAAATACCACTTATGTTGCGAATGAGTTGGCAAAAGCTTGTGGGGTTAAATCGAAAGATGTCAGTTGGGCTGGCTTAAAAGATCGCCATGCAGTCACCGAACAGTGGTTAAGCGTGCATTTGCCTGATGGTGGTTTACCAAACCTTGCGCAATTTGAGGTCGAGCATCCTACGATCGAAATTCTTGAAATGACACGTCATAACAAGAAACTTCGTCCTGGAGAGCTGAAAGAAAACCACTTTGTGGTGACTTTATCCGAAACCACAGATATTGATGATGTGATACAACGCCTAGAAGTGGTTAAAGAGCAGGGAGTACCAAATTATTTTGGTGCTCAGCGTTTTGGCAAGGAAGGTAATAACCTTCATGAAGCTCGCCGCTGGGGGCGCGAAAACGTACGAACTCGAAATCAAAATAAACGCAGTATGTATTTGTCTACGGCGCGTTCTTGGATATTTAATCACATCGTTTCTCAGCGCATTGAACAGGGGGTGTTTAATCAATTTATCAGTGGTGATATTGCGTTGCATGGCAAAGAGGCAACATTAGTTGACCAAAATAATCTTGTGTCTCTTCAAGCTGAGCTAAATGCAGAGCAAGTACAAATTAGTGCTGCTCTAGCTGGTGACAACGCGTTACCTACTCAAGATCAAGCCCTCGCGATTGAGCAACCATGTCTCGATAATGAAAAGGATTTGATGGCGTTAATTTGTGGTAATCGTATGAGACATGATCGCCGTGTTATTTCATTAAAAGCAAAAGATTTGGTCTGGAGTGTCGATAACGATATGATAACGTTGAACTTCACTTTAGATTCTGGCAGCTTCGCCACATCGATTGTTCGTGAGTTGATTGAGGAAATTCCGGTAGAACGCCACTATGACTGA
- the ispD gene encoding 2-C-methyl-D-erythritol 4-phosphate cytidylyltransferase encodes MNESITAIVPAAGVGSRMKADRPKQYLTLLGQTVLEHTVTKLLSHPLINQVVIAISDDDPYYSTLALANHDQIVRVSGGTERAGSVLSALNYVCQNSHSEWVLVHDAARPCFRLDDVSKLIDTATQHKVGAILASPVRDTMKRANDEQDIDHTVERVALWHALTPQMFRAEPLKHALSTAIQQSVTITDEASAFEWLGHNPALVAGRADNIKITQPEDLALAEFYLRRDEEMK; translated from the coding sequence ATGAATGAATCTATTACCGCTATTGTTCCTGCTGCTGGTGTAGGCAGTCGAATGAAAGCGGATCGCCCTAAGCAGTATTTAACCTTGTTAGGGCAGACCGTACTTGAGCATACGGTCACAAAATTATTATCTCATCCTCTTATTAATCAAGTTGTTATTGCTATCAGCGACGATGATCCTTATTACTCTACACTTGCTTTAGCCAATCATGATCAAATCGTTCGAGTCAGTGGTGGTACTGAGCGAGCGGGCTCAGTTCTTTCTGCATTAAATTATGTATGCCAAAATAGCCACAGTGAGTGGGTATTAGTACATGACGCCGCGAGGCCTTGCTTTAGATTAGATGATGTATCGAAACTTATTGATACCGCAACTCAGCACAAGGTGGGCGCTATTTTAGCTTCACCGGTACGTGACACAATGAAACGTGCTAATGATGAACAGGATATCGATCATACGGTTGAACGTGTGGCTTTATGGCATGCTTTAACCCCGCAAATGTTTCGTGCTGAGCCGCTAAAGCACGCTTTAAGTACCGCAATACAACAAAGTGTGACAATTACCGATGAAGCTTCGGCTTTTGAATGGTTAGGTCATAACCCAGCACTGGTCGCAGGACGAGCGGATAATATAAAAATAACTCAACCAGAAGATCTCGCGTTAGCCGAGTTCTACCTACGACGAGATGAGGAAATGAAATGA
- a CDS encoding undecaprenyl-diphosphate phosphatase produces the protein MDIIQSAILGLIEGVTEFLPISSTGHLIIASEWLGLPQTDSNKAFEVIIQLSAILAVLTNYKERFHPKYVSLWVKVFIAFLPIAAIGFLCKDIVKSLFTIEVVPVMFIIGGIIFLIVEWYMKNRQPTTHTLDDISYNQAIAIGIAQVFALIPGTSRAGSTIVGALLAGVSRTASAEFSFLLALPVMLAASGLDLVEHYKDFAGSQATTLIVGFVVAYISAWIVMKLFLAFLNRFTFNAFGIYRIVFGAALLYWIYA, from the coding sequence ATGGATATAATTCAAAGCGCAATTCTAGGCCTTATTGAAGGCGTTACCGAGTTTTTGCCTATTTCGTCAACAGGGCACTTAATTATTGCGAGTGAGTGGCTAGGTTTGCCGCAAACTGACAGTAACAAAGCCTTCGAAGTTATCATTCAATTGTCCGCTATTTTGGCGGTGTTAACGAACTATAAAGAACGTTTTCATCCTAAATATGTGTCATTGTGGGTCAAAGTTTTTATTGCCTTCTTACCGATCGCCGCAATTGGCTTCTTATGTAAAGACATCGTGAAGTCTTTATTTACGATTGAAGTCGTACCTGTGATGTTCATCATTGGCGGTATTATCTTCCTGATCGTTGAATGGTATATGAAGAACCGTCAACCGACGACACACACACTGGATGATATTTCATACAATCAAGCGATAGCGATTGGTATTGCGCAGGTATTTGCATTGATTCCAGGTACTAGCCGAGCTGGTTCAACCATTGTTGGGGCTCTACTGGCTGGGGTGAGTCGTACGGCGAGCGCTGAATTTTCGTTCTTGCTTGCTCTACCTGTGATGTTAGCAGCAAGTGGTCTAGATTTAGTGGAACACTATAAAGATTTTGCAGGTAGCCAAGCGACAACCCTTATTGTTGGTTTTGTGGTGGCTTATATTTCTGCATGGATTGTGATGAAGTTATTCCTCGCATTCCTTAATCGTTTCACCTTCAATGCGTTCGGTATCTACCGAATTGTGTTTGGTGCGGCGCTATTGTATTGGATTTATGCATAA
- the ispF gene encoding 2-C-methyl-D-erythritol 2,4-cyclodiphosphate synthase, giving the protein MIRIGHGFDVHKFGGEGPVIIGGVAVPYEQGLIAHSDGDVALHALCDALLGAIAAGDIGRHFPDTDDKWKGADSRELLKDVYRRVQEQGYTLGNADITIMAQAPKMAPHIEAMCQAIALDLNTDLHNINVKATTTERLGFTGRKEGIACEAVVLLTRS; this is encoded by the coding sequence ATGATTAGAATTGGCCATGGATTTGATGTCCATAAATTTGGTGGTGAAGGCCCTGTCATTATTGGTGGTGTTGCCGTTCCTTACGAACAAGGTTTGATTGCACATTCTGATGGGGATGTTGCTTTACATGCGCTATGTGATGCATTACTTGGTGCTATTGCTGCTGGTGATATTGGACGTCATTTTCCGGATACAGATGACAAATGGAAAGGGGCTGATAGCCGTGAATTACTCAAAGATGTCTATCGCCGTGTACAAGAGCAAGGTTATACCTTAGGTAATGCAGACATTACGATTATGGCGCAAGCGCCTAAAATGGCTCCGCACATAGAGGCTATGTGTCAAGCTATTGCTCTCGACCTCAATACTGATTTACACAACATCAATGTAAAAGCAACAACGACGGAACGTCTAGGATTTACAGGACGTAAAGAAGGCATTGCATGCGAAGCCGTCGTGTTACTAACCCGCTCGTAA
- the ftsB gene encoding cell division protein FtsB, whose product MRAFALTLVLLLGCLQYTLWFGKNGISDYKTVSSEISAQEQINANLHQRNQEMFAEIDDLRKGSDAIEERARHELGMVKEGETFYRIIGEDKD is encoded by the coding sequence ATGCGTGCATTTGCCCTGACCTTAGTCTTACTGCTTGGCTGTCTGCAATATACATTGTGGTTTGGCAAAAATGGTATTTCTGATTATAAAACGGTCTCTAGTGAAATATCAGCCCAAGAGCAAATCAATGCTAATTTGCATCAGCGCAACCAAGAAATGTTTGCTGAAATTGATGATCTAAGAAAAGGTTCGGATGCGATTGAAGAGCGCGCGCGTCATGAATTAGGTATGGTGAAAGAGGGTGAAACGTTCTACCGGATTATTGGTGAGGATAAAGATTAA